A single genomic interval of Ramlibacter sp. harbors:
- a CDS encoding efflux transporter outer membrane subunit: MTCAFLRSAALSAAALAVLGGCTMIPAYQRPDAPVAPRWPGAQGAEPAGEAAADIEWQTYFQDPQLKRLIGLALQGNRDLRVAVLNIEQARAQYQIRGADRYPTLNLAATGSRTPTSTGGIASAYTAGLSVSAWEIDFFGRLASLKEAARAQYLATEEGRKGVQIALVAAVAGSYLNLLADDELLALTRQTLATREDSLKLSRLRFDNGAASELDFRQAESLTEGARVALAQLQRQRALDENALVLLLGQPLPGDFAVSGSTEAVRLQPVPAGLPSDLLTRRPDIRQAEQQLLAANANIGAARAAFFPRIALTAGAGTASNHLSGLFSGGSWGWTLAPQALLPIFDAGRNQAGLASARAGRDMAVAQYEKAIQTAFREVADALAGRATLGEQLRAQQAQAQAEATRFKLSDLRYQNGVASYLDLLDAQRALFTARQAVVQTRLLQLQNQVALYKSLGGGWKDAAP; the protein is encoded by the coding sequence ATGACTTGCGCTTTTCTCAGATCCGCGGCCCTGTCGGCCGCCGCACTGGCCGTCCTCGGCGGTTGCACGATGATTCCGGCCTACCAGAGGCCAGACGCGCCTGTGGCGCCCCGCTGGCCGGGCGCGCAGGGGGCCGAGCCCGCCGGCGAGGCCGCGGCCGACATCGAATGGCAGACCTACTTTCAGGACCCGCAGCTCAAGCGCCTGATCGGCCTGGCGCTGCAGGGCAACCGCGACCTGCGCGTGGCGGTGCTCAACATCGAGCAGGCCCGGGCCCAGTACCAGATTCGCGGTGCCGACCGTTACCCGACCCTCAACCTCGCGGCGACCGGCTCGCGCACGCCCACCAGCACCGGCGGCATTGCCAGCGCCTACACCGCGGGCCTCTCGGTGTCGGCCTGGGAGATCGACTTTTTTGGCCGCCTCGCCAGCCTCAAGGAGGCGGCCCGCGCCCAGTACCTGGCCACCGAGGAAGGCCGCAAGGGCGTGCAGATCGCGCTGGTCGCCGCCGTGGCCGGCAGCTACCTGAACCTGCTCGCGGACGACGAACTGCTGGCACTCACGCGGCAGACGCTGGCCACGCGCGAGGATTCGCTCAAACTTTCCAGGCTGCGCTTTGACAACGGCGCCGCCTCCGAACTGGACTTCCGGCAGGCGGAGTCCCTGACCGAAGGGGCCCGGGTGGCCCTGGCCCAGCTGCAGCGCCAGCGCGCATTGGACGAGAATGCCCTGGTGCTCCTCCTGGGCCAGCCCCTGCCGGGCGACTTTGCGGTCTCAGGCTCCACGGAAGCAGTCCGCCTGCAGCCGGTCCCGGCGGGTCTGCCCTCTGATCTGCTGACGCGCCGCCCGGACATCCGCCAGGCCGAGCAGCAACTGCTGGCGGCCAATGCCAACATCGGCGCCGCGCGTGCGGCGTTCTTCCCCCGCATCGCACTCACCGCGGGGGCCGGCACCGCCAGCAACCACCTGTCCGGCCTCTTCAGCGGCGGGTCTTGGGGCTGGACGCTGGCGCCGCAGGCCCTGCTTCCGATCTTTGACGCGGGCCGCAACCAGGCGGGTCTGGCATCTGCCAGGGCCGGCCGCGACATGGCCGTGGCCCAGTATGAAAAAGCCATCCAGACAGCCTTCCGCGAGGTGGCGGATGCATTGGCCGGGCGGGCCACGCTGGGCGAGCAATTGCGGGCCCAGCAGGCCCAGGCGCAGGCGGAGGCCACGCGGTTCAAGCTGTCTGATCTGCGCTACCAGAACGGCGTGGCCAGCTACCTGGACCTGCTGGACGCCCAGCGCGCGTTGTTCACCGCGCGCCAGGCGGTGGTGCAGACCCGGTTGCTGCAGCTGCAGAACCAGGTGGCGCTCTACAAGTCCCTGGGGGGGGGCTGGAAGGATGCGGCGCCCTGA
- a CDS encoding cytochrome c5 family protein: protein MSDNTHEEAHTGPIKNPKQLLLAVFFSFVVPVFAIIGLVYFVVSAAKPAGQTATESLSLSGISADDHARGVAARLQKIGMVEIRDANRPLKTGEEVFKAQCTACHTAGVAGAPKFGDAAAWGPRIKTGLDALLHSALKGKGAMGPQGGGDFDDLEVARAVVYMANAGGAKFAEPQRPAAAASAPAAADAPMAKK, encoded by the coding sequence ATGAGCGACAACACCCACGAAGAAGCCCACACGGGCCCGATCAAGAACCCCAAGCAACTGCTCCTGGCGGTGTTTTTCTCATTCGTCGTTCCCGTGTTTGCCATCATTGGCCTCGTGTACTTCGTGGTGTCGGCGGCCAAGCCGGCGGGGCAGACGGCCACCGAAAGCCTGTCGCTGAGCGGTATCTCCGCCGACGACCATGCCAGGGGCGTGGCCGCCCGCCTGCAGAAAATCGGCATGGTCGAGATTCGCGACGCGAACCGCCCGCTCAAGACCGGCGAGGAAGTCTTCAAGGCGCAATGCACGGCCTGCCACACCGCTGGTGTCGCCGGCGCGCCCAAGTTCGGCGATGCCGCTGCCTGGGGCCCGCGCATCAAGACCGGCCTGGATGCGCTGCTGCACTCCGCGCTCAAGGGCAAGGGCGCCATGGGTCCGCAGGGCGGCGGCGACTTCGACGATCTGGAAGTGGCGCGTGCCGTGGTCTACATGGCCAATGCCGGCGGTGCCAAGTTCGCCGAGCCGCAGCGGCCCGCCGCGGCGGCATCCGCGCCGGCGGCCGCCGATGCGCCCATGGCCAAGAAGTAA
- a CDS encoding DUF2946 family protein gives MDDIVRQAIAKWPNVPDCYGWLGLDARGNWHMRDDRTQAAGPFSRDDGGSPSSRGSLLRHDKLVEFIQRNYEGDAQGRWFFQNGPQRVYVELEATPLIWRISPDLSVTAHTGAAARPRRCILDEQGRVYLDTDLGFGLVHTQDVMHAADAVEQGVWTPEEQPAAELPQLFGYERSPMKKAGQ, from the coding sequence ATGGATGACATCGTCCGCCAGGCCATCGCGAAATGGCCCAATGTGCCCGACTGCTATGGCTGGCTGGGCCTGGACGCGCGCGGCAACTGGCACATGCGCGATGACCGGACCCAGGCCGCCGGGCCATTCTCGCGCGACGACGGCGGCTCGCCTTCAAGCCGGGGCTCGCTGCTCAGGCACGACAAGCTGGTCGAGTTCATCCAGCGCAACTACGAAGGCGACGCGCAGGGCCGCTGGTTCTTCCAGAACGGTCCACAGCGGGTGTACGTGGAGCTGGAGGCAACACCGCTGATCTGGCGCATCAGCCCGGATTTGTCCGTGACGGCGCACACGGGGGCGGCGGCGCGCCCCCGGCGCTGCATCCTGGACGAACAGGGCCGCGTCTACCTGGACACCGACCTGGGCTTTGGCCTGGTCCACACCCAGGACGTCATGCATGCGGCCGACGCGGTGGAACAGGGTGTCTGGACGCCCGAGGAACAGCCAGCAGCGGAACTGCCCCAGCTGTTTGGCTATGAACGCAGCCCCATGAAAAAAGCCGGTCAGTGA
- a CDS encoding TSUP family transporter: protein MELMLVSLASLLAGFVDAIVGGGGLVLVPALFATFPNTHPATLFGVNKSASVWGTAIATAQYSRRVQMRWQALLPAAAAGFAGSFAGAWVVTVISPEFLRKLLPFVLVAVLGYTLAKKELGKHHTPTLTGRTEMAMASAIGLVIGFYDGFFGPGTGSFFVFLFVRLLGYDFLNASASAKLLNTATNLAALILFALKGHVWWHFALALAVANVLGSVIGTHMALKHGTGFVRVVFIGVVSALILKTGYDAFLR from the coding sequence ATGGAATTGATGCTTGTGTCGCTGGCCTCGTTGCTGGCCGGCTTTGTCGACGCGATTGTGGGCGGCGGCGGCCTGGTTCTCGTCCCCGCCCTTTTTGCCACCTTTCCCAACACCCACCCGGCCACGCTGTTCGGCGTCAACAAGAGCGCTTCGGTCTGGGGAACCGCGATCGCCACGGCGCAATACAGCCGCCGTGTGCAGATGCGCTGGCAGGCCCTGCTGCCGGCCGCGGCCGCCGGGTTCGCCGGGTCTTTTGCCGGCGCCTGGGTGGTCACCGTCATCTCACCCGAATTCCTGCGCAAGCTGCTGCCTTTCGTCCTTGTGGCCGTGCTGGGCTACACCCTGGCCAAAAAGGAACTGGGCAAGCACCACACCCCCACCCTGACCGGGCGGACCGAAATGGCGATGGCCAGCGCCATCGGCCTCGTGATCGGCTTTTACGACGGCTTCTTCGGGCCGGGCACCGGCAGCTTCTTTGTATTTTTGTTCGTGCGGCTTTTGGGCTACGACTTCCTCAATGCCTCGGCATCGGCCAAGCTGCTCAATACCGCCACCAATCTCGCGGCGCTGATCCTGTTCGCGCTCAAGGGCCATGTGTGGTGGCATTTCGCACTGGCCCTGGCCGTGGCCAATGTGCTGGGCAGCGTGATCGGCACCCACATGGCACTCAAGCACGGCACGGGCTTTGTGCGGGTGGTGTTCATTGGGGTGGTGAGCGCCCTGATCCTGAAAACCGGCTACGACGCGTTCCTGCGTTAA
- a CDS encoding ammonium transporter has product MRDMGKSIILAMALWASLQAVTWAQSAAPATPASGLDAAPPAVAPAPAAVAPAAAVAPAAVPAPAPAPPPAPTRPGLVAQDTISGADTAWMMTSTALVLLMTLPGIALFYAGMVRKKSVINTMACVVAIAALVSLLWFAVGYSWAFTPGSGFIGGHERLWFSGLDYLKEGGKVAVSHVAPNIPESVYAMFQLTFAIITAALVVGSFVERMKFSAMLWFIGMWSLVVYAPIAHWVWEPGGWLAQLGALDFAGGSVVHINAGISGLVCAYFLGPRRGYGREAFEPYNLGLTMAGAGMLWVGWFGFNAGSAVASDGRAGLAMAVTHIAAAAGAISWMLGEWVLRGRPSLLGLCSGLVAGLVAITPAAGFVTPKSALLIGLIAGLACYWGATGLKRLLRADDSLDVFGVHGIGGIVGSLLTGVFVSKTVSGAEGSVLTQAIGAGAVLAYSLVMTVLLLLLTKFIVGLRVDEQSELTGLDIAQHRERMGS; this is encoded by the coding sequence ATGCGGGACATGGGAAAAAGCATCATCCTGGCCATGGCACTGTGGGCCAGCCTGCAGGCCGTGACCTGGGCCCAGAGTGCCGCGCCGGCGACGCCGGCGAGCGGGCTGGATGCCGCACCGCCGGCGGTCGCGCCAGCGCCCGCAGCCGTGGCTCCCGCGGCGGCGGTTGCGCCGGCCGCGGTGCCGGCACCCGCTCCCGCACCTCCGCCGGCGCCAACGCGTCCGGGCCTGGTGGCGCAGGACACGATCAGCGGCGCCGATACCGCCTGGATGATGACCTCCACCGCGCTGGTGTTGCTGATGACGCTGCCCGGCATTGCGCTGTTTTACGCCGGCATGGTGCGCAAGAAGAGCGTGATCAACACCATGGCCTGCGTGGTGGCCATTGCGGCCCTGGTCAGCCTGCTGTGGTTTGCCGTGGGCTATTCCTGGGCATTCACCCCGGGCAGCGGCTTCATTGGCGGCCACGAGCGGCTGTGGTTCAGCGGGCTCGACTACCTCAAGGAAGGCGGCAAGGTGGCGGTCAGCCACGTCGCGCCCAACATCCCCGAGTCGGTCTACGCCATGTTCCAGTTGACCTTTGCCATCATCACGGCGGCGCTGGTGGTGGGCTCTTTCGTCGAGCGCATGAAGTTCTCCGCCATGCTCTGGTTCATCGGCATGTGGTCACTGGTGGTCTATGCGCCCATCGCGCACTGGGTCTGGGAGCCCGGTGGCTGGCTGGCCCAGCTGGGCGCGCTCGACTTCGCGGGCGGCTCGGTGGTGCACATCAACGCGGGCATTTCGGGGCTGGTCTGCGCCTATTTCCTCGGGCCGCGGCGTGGCTATGGCCGCGAGGCGTTCGAGCCCTACAACCTGGGCCTGACCATGGCGGGAGCCGGCATGCTGTGGGTGGGCTGGTTTGGTTTCAATGCCGGCTCGGCCGTGGCTTCGGACGGGCGCGCCGGCCTCGCGATGGCGGTGACGCACATCGCGGCCGCGGCGGGCGCGATCTCGTGGATGCTGGGCGAATGGGTGCTGCGCGGTCGGCCGTCATTGCTGGGGCTGTGTTCTGGCCTGGTCGCCGGTCTGGTGGCCATCACGCCCGCCGCCGGTTTTGTGACGCCCAAGTCCGCGCTGCTGATCGGCTTGATTGCCGGGCTGGCCTGCTACTGGGGCGCCACGGGGCTCAAGCGGCTGCTGCGCGCCGACGATTCGCTGGACGTGTTTGGCGTGCACGGCATTGGCGGCATCGTGGGTTCGCTGCTGACCGGGGTGTTCGTGAGCAAGACCGTCTCGGGCGCGGAAGGCAGCGTTCTCACCCAGGCCATTGGCGCTGGCGCGGTGCTGGCCTACAGCCTGGTGATGACGGTGCTGCTGCTGTTGCTCACCAAGTTCATCGTCGGCCTGCGGGTGGACGAGCAAAGCGAGCTGACCGGGCTTGACATTGCACAGCACCGAGAGCGTATGGGTTCCTAG
- a CDS encoding GMC family oxidoreductase N-terminal domain-containing protein — protein MSDPTFDYVIIGAGTAGCLLANRLSADPAKRVLLIEAGRKDDYHWIHIPVGYLYCIGNPRTDWLYQTEPDAGLNGRALRYPRGKTLGGCSSINGMIYMRGQARDYDHWAEFTGDADWRWDAALPYFRKHEDHWRLDQPDAASDDFKRLHGNRRTGSTGEWRIEKQRLRWDVLDAFALAAQEAGLPATDDFNSGSNEGVGYFEVNQKSGWRWNTAKAFLRPTCQGRPNFEMWTSAQVSRLLIEATPDGGKCCTGAVVHRDGQQVTVRAAAEVILSAGSIGSPQLLQLSGVGPAALLHQHGVAVVHELPGVGANLQDHLQIRAVFKVNGVSTLNTLANSLWGKARIGLEYALTRSGPMSMAPSQLGAFTRSSPDQPWPNLEYHVQPLSLDAFGEPLHSVPAFTASVCNLNPTSRGTVKIRSPRFEDAPAIAPNYLSTEADRKVAADSLRVTRRIVAQPALARYQPQEWKPGTQFQTDDELARLAGDIATTIFHPVGTTRMGPDGDPMAVLDSHLRVRGVAGLRVVDAGAMPTITSGNTNSPTLMLAEKAAEWIRAGV, from the coding sequence GTGAGCGACCCCACGTTCGACTACGTCATCATTGGCGCCGGCACCGCCGGCTGCCTGCTGGCCAACCGGCTCAGCGCGGACCCGGCCAAACGGGTGCTGCTGATCGAGGCCGGCCGCAAGGACGACTACCACTGGATCCACATCCCGGTGGGCTACCTGTACTGCATTGGCAACCCGCGCACCGACTGGCTCTACCAGACCGAGCCCGACGCCGGCCTCAACGGCCGGGCGCTGCGCTACCCGCGCGGCAAGACGCTGGGCGGCTGCAGCAGCATCAACGGCATGATCTACATGCGCGGCCAGGCGCGCGACTACGACCACTGGGCCGAGTTCACGGGCGACGCCGACTGGCGCTGGGACGCCGCGCTGCCCTACTTCCGCAAACACGAGGATCACTGGCGCCTGGACCAGCCCGACGCCGCAAGCGACGACTTCAAGCGGCTGCATGGCAACCGGCGCACCGGCAGCACCGGCGAGTGGCGCATCGAGAAGCAGCGCCTGCGCTGGGATGTGCTGGACGCCTTTGCGCTGGCCGCCCAGGAAGCCGGCCTGCCCGCCACAGACGACTTCAACAGCGGCAGCAACGAAGGCGTGGGCTACTTCGAGGTCAACCAGAAGAGCGGCTGGCGCTGGAACACCGCCAAGGCGTTTCTGCGGCCCACCTGCCAGGGGCGGCCCAATTTTGAAATGTGGACCTCCGCGCAGGTGTCGCGCCTGCTGATCGAGGCCACGCCCGACGGCGGCAAGTGCTGCACCGGCGCCGTGGTCCACCGGGACGGGCAGCAGGTGACCGTCCGCGCCGCGGCCGAGGTGATCCTGAGCGCCGGCAGCATTGGTTCGCCCCAGTTGCTGCAGCTCTCGGGCGTCGGGCCGGCCGCGCTGCTGCACCAGCACGGCGTGGCGGTGGTGCATGAGCTGCCGGGCGTGGGCGCCAACCTGCAGGACCACCTGCAGATCCGCGCGGTGTTCAAGGTGAACGGCGTGTCCACGCTAAACACGCTGGCCAACTCGCTCTGGGGCAAGGCCCGGATCGGCCTCGAGTACGCGCTGACCCGCAGCGGCCCCATGAGCATGGCGCCCTCGCAGCTTGGCGCGTTCACGCGCAGTTCACCCGACCAGCCCTGGCCCAATCTGGAATACCACGTGCAGCCGCTGAGCCTGGACGCCTTTGGCGAGCCGCTGCACAGCGTGCCGGCGTTCACGGCGAGCGTGTGCAACCTCAACCCCACGAGCCGCGGCACGGTGAAGATCCGCAGCCCGCGGTTTGAGGATGCGCCGGCCATTGCACCCAACTACCTGAGCACCGAGGCCGACCGCAAGGTGGCGGCCGACTCGCTGCGGGTGACGCGGCGCATCGTGGCGCAGCCGGCCCTGGCCCGCTACCAGCCCCAGGAGTGGAAGCCCGGGACCCAGTTCCAGACCGACGACGAACTGGCCCGGCTGGCGGGCGACATCGCCACCACCATCTTCCACCCCGTGGGCACCACGCGCATGGGGCCCGACGGTGACCCGATGGCGGTGCTCGATTCGCACCTGCGGGTGCGCGGCGTGGCGGGCTTGCGCGTGGTGGACGCGGGCGCGATGCCCACCATCACCAGTGGCAACACCAACTCACCGACGCTGATGCTGGCGGAAAAAGCCGCCGAGTGGATTCGCGCCGGGGTCTGA
- a CDS encoding CoA-acylating methylmalonate-semialdehyde dehydrogenase, with amino-acid sequence MNAPDLSHPVAAAVSIEHWINGRVAPGQSGRRADVFNPATGNVTGQVALANDAEVDAAVAAAQAAFPAWADTPPIRRARVMFKFLELLNQNKDKLAHAITAEHGKVFTDAQGEVTRGIDIVEFACGIPQLLKGDFTDQVSTGIDNWTLRQPLGVVAGITPFNFPVMVPMWMYPVAIAAGNTFVLKPSPIDPSASLLMAELLKQAGLPDGVFNVVQGDKGAVDALLAHPDVKAVSFVGSTPIANYIYETGARHGKRVQALGGAKNHMVVMPDADLEQTVDALIGSAYGSAGERCMAISVAVMVGDVADKLVPLLAERARTLKIRNGLDLDAEMGPIVTRAAHERITGYIEQGVKEGAKLVVDGRGFAGASAGKGCDNGFWLGGALFDHVTPDMRIYKEEIFGPVLSCVRVKDFGEAVQLVNDHEFGNGVSCFTRDGNVAREFSRRIQVGMVGINVPIPVPMAWHGFGGWKRSLFGDMHAYGEEGVRFYTRQKSIMQRWPESTPKGAEFVMPTAK; translated from the coding sequence ATGAACGCCCCTGACCTCTCCCACCCCGTCGCCGCTGCCGTGTCCATCGAACACTGGATCAACGGGCGCGTGGCCCCTGGCCAGAGCGGCCGCCGGGCCGACGTCTTCAACCCCGCCACCGGCAACGTGACCGGCCAGGTGGCGCTGGCCAATGACGCCGAGGTCGACGCCGCCGTGGCGGCCGCGCAGGCCGCGTTCCCGGCCTGGGCCGACACGCCGCCGATCCGCCGCGCGCGCGTGATGTTCAAGTTCCTGGAACTGCTGAACCAGAACAAGGACAAGCTGGCCCATGCCATCACCGCCGAGCACGGCAAGGTGTTCACCGACGCCCAGGGTGAGGTCACGCGCGGCATCGACATCGTGGAATTTGCCTGCGGCATTCCGCAGCTGCTCAAGGGCGACTTCACCGACCAGGTGTCCACCGGCATCGACAACTGGACGCTGCGCCAGCCGCTGGGCGTGGTGGCCGGCATCACGCCGTTCAACTTCCCGGTGATGGTGCCGATGTGGATGTACCCGGTGGCGATTGCCGCGGGCAACACCTTTGTGCTCAAGCCCAGCCCGATCGACCCCAGCGCCTCGCTGCTGATGGCCGAACTGCTCAAGCAGGCGGGCCTGCCCGACGGCGTGTTCAACGTGGTGCAGGGCGACAAGGGCGCGGTGGACGCCCTGCTGGCCCACCCCGACGTGAAGGCCGTGAGCTTTGTCGGCTCCACGCCGATCGCCAACTACATCTACGAAACCGGCGCGCGCCACGGCAAGCGCGTGCAGGCCCTGGGCGGCGCCAAGAACCACATGGTGGTGATGCCCGACGCCGACCTGGAGCAGACGGTGGACGCGCTGATCGGCAGCGCCTACGGCTCGGCCGGCGAGCGCTGCATGGCGATCTCGGTCGCGGTCATGGTGGGCGATGTGGCCGACAAACTGGTGCCGCTGCTGGCCGAACGCGCCAGGACCCTCAAGATCCGCAATGGCCTGGACCTGGACGCCGAGATGGGCCCCATCGTCACGCGCGCCGCGCACGAACGCATCACGGGCTACATCGAGCAGGGCGTGAAGGAAGGCGCCAAGCTGGTGGTCGATGGCCGCGGCTTTGCCGGCGCCAGCGCGGGCAAGGGCTGCGACAACGGCTTCTGGCTCGGCGGCGCGCTGTTTGACCATGTCACGCCTGACATGCGCATCTACAAGGAAGAGATTTTCGGCCCCGTGCTGTCATGCGTGCGGGTCAAGGATTTTGGCGAGGCCGTGCAGCTGGTCAACGACCATGAATTCGGCAACGGCGTGAGCTGCTTCACGCGCGACGGCAACGTGGCGCGCGAGTTCAGCCGGCGCATCCAGGTGGGCATGGTCGGCATCAATGTGCCGATTCCCGTGCCCATGGCCTGGCACGGCTTTGGCGGCTGGAAGAGGAGCCTGTTTGGCGACATGCACGCCTACGGCGAGGAAGGTGTGCGCTTCTACACCAGGCAGAAGAGCATCATGCAGCGCTGGCCCGAGAGCACGCCCAAGGGCGCCGAATTCGTGATGCCCACCGCGAAGTGA